The proteins below are encoded in one region of Paralysiella testudinis:
- the virB9 gene encoding P-type conjugative transfer protein VirB9 — translation MKIQQLSMAAILAAFVLPVFAEAVPKGSARDSRIQTAEYHPDQVYRIRSQIGRAVMVQLEADERLSGDAAALGMGDADAWKVAVRGNNIIFKPQAASPQTNMLLSTNKRSYAFSLTMGAGKANQAATYILRFTYPDSISRQQAQAAEKQAQAMSVLQQAGSGADGRNTDYWAYGHRALAPTAAWDNGRFTYLQFNNGKDLPVVYKIMPDGTETLLNSHLEGDTVVIHETAKKFVLRLGKSVLAIENRGYDNVGQFNRTGTDDNRAVRITK, via the coding sequence ATGAAAATCCAACAATTGAGTATGGCGGCCATTTTGGCCGCCTTTGTTTTGCCGGTGTTTGCCGAAGCCGTCCCTAAAGGTTCGGCACGTGACAGCCGTATCCAAACCGCCGAATACCATCCCGATCAGGTGTACCGCATCCGTTCGCAAATCGGCCGCGCAGTAATGGTGCAGCTGGAAGCCGACGAACGCTTGAGCGGTGACGCCGCCGCCTTAGGCATGGGTGATGCCGATGCTTGGAAAGTGGCGGTGCGGGGCAACAACATCATTTTCAAGCCGCAAGCGGCCAGCCCGCAAACCAATATGCTGCTCAGCACCAATAAACGCAGCTATGCCTTTTCATTGACGATGGGAGCGGGCAAAGCCAATCAGGCTGCCACCTATATTTTACGCTTTACCTACCCCGACAGCATCAGCCGCCAGCAAGCCCAAGCCGCTGAAAAACAGGCGCAGGCCATGTCGGTGTTGCAGCAGGCAGGCAGCGGGGCGGATGGGCGCAATACCGATTATTGGGCTTACGGTCACCGAGCATTGGCACCCACGGCGGCATGGGATAACGGGCGTTTTACTTATTTGCAGTTCAATAACGGTAAAGATTTGCCAGTGGTGTACAAAATCATGCCCGATGGCACCGAAACCCTGCTGAACTCGCATCTGGAAGGCGATACCGTGGTGATTCATGAAACCGCCAAAAAATTCGTCTTGCGCTTGGGCAAATCGGTATTGGCGATTGAAAACCGCGGTTACGACAACGTGGGTCAGTTCAACCGTACCGGCACCGATGACAACCGCGCCGTGCGCATTACCAAATAA